The following are encoded in a window of Sphaerisporangium siamense genomic DNA:
- a CDS encoding DUF3040 domain-containing protein: MPLSEHEQRLLDQIEQALYSEDPKWANTVRISDPRNHYKRRLVKASIGFVLGVVLLMVGVVAPIIPLGVGGFVVMLAACLWGLSSWKRMNGFGGDARAQGGPGRPERRRGSRQGFMERMEERWRRRSDER; encoded by the coding sequence GTGCCGCTCTCTGAGCACGAGCAGCGCCTGCTCGACCAGATCGAGCAGGCCCTCTATAGCGAGGACCCGAAGTGGGCCAACACCGTTCGGATCAGTGATCCACGCAACCATTACAAACGCCGCCTTGTGAAAGCCTCCATCGGCTTCGTCCTCGGTGTCGTCCTGCTGATGGTCGGCGTCGTGGCACCGATCATCCCACTCGGTGTGGGCGGCTTCGTGGTCATGCTCGCCGCGTGTTTGTGGGGTCTGTCCAGTTGGAAGCGTATGAACGGGTTCGGCGGCGACGCCAGGGCGCAGGGCGGCCCCGGCCGGCCCGAGCGGCGCCGCGGTTCCCGGCAAGGGTTCATGGAACGCATGGAGGAACGCTGGCGCCGCCGGAGCGACGAGCGCTGA
- a CDS encoding DNA polymerase IV gives MSRKQVLRPEPGRGRHPAQAPPADDTGCPILHVDMDAFYASVELLERPELKGTPVIVGAAGARGVVLSATYEARRFGVHSAMPMTRARRLCPRAVVIPPSHGKYSEVSKSVMEIFHAVTPEVEPVASDEAFLDVRGALRRLGRPAVIAARIRAEVAERHGITCSVGVASSKFVAKLASRHCKPDGLLVVPADGVVEFLHPLPVAALWGVGERTEQALVRLGIKTVGDLAQVPPATLRREFGAVGEHLAALAWGRDDRRVTPHVPDKSIGAEETFSHDVDDPEAVCRELLRLSERVAARLRAGGHIGRTVSVKLRRSDFTTITRSRTLREATDVAKEIYATACELFAAAGLERVRLRLVGVRVENLRPAAAATRQLGLGERETGWREAEMAMDKAARRFGPEAVRPASLVRPPFEGTDL, from the coding sequence GTGTCGCGCAAGCAGGTTCTGCGGCCCGAGCCGGGGCGGGGGCGCCACCCGGCCCAGGCGCCGCCGGCCGACGACACCGGGTGCCCGATCCTGCACGTCGACATGGACGCCTTCTACGCCAGCGTCGAGCTGCTGGAGCGTCCCGAGCTCAAGGGCACCCCGGTGATCGTCGGTGCGGCGGGCGCCCGCGGCGTGGTGCTCAGCGCCACCTACGAGGCCCGGCGGTTCGGCGTCCATTCGGCGATGCCCATGACCCGCGCCCGCCGCCTCTGCCCGCGGGCCGTGGTCATCCCGCCGAGCCACGGCAAGTACTCCGAGGTCTCCAAGAGCGTGATGGAGATCTTCCACGCGGTCACGCCCGAGGTCGAGCCGGTCGCCTCCGACGAGGCGTTCCTCGACGTGCGCGGGGCGCTGCGCAGGCTGGGGCGGCCGGCGGTCATCGCCGCCCGCATCCGCGCCGAGGTCGCAGAGCGCCACGGCATCACCTGCTCGGTCGGCGTGGCGAGCAGCAAGTTCGTCGCCAAGCTCGCCTCGCGCCACTGCAAGCCGGACGGCCTCCTGGTGGTCCCCGCCGACGGCGTGGTGGAGTTCCTCCACCCCCTGCCCGTCGCGGCCCTGTGGGGCGTGGGGGAGCGCACGGAGCAGGCCCTGGTCCGGCTCGGCATCAAGACCGTGGGCGATCTGGCGCAGGTCCCGCCGGCGACGCTGCGGCGCGAGTTCGGCGCCGTGGGGGAGCATCTGGCGGCCCTGGCGTGGGGCCGCGACGACCGCCGCGTCACCCCGCACGTCCCCGACAAGAGCATCGGCGCCGAAGAGACCTTCTCCCACGACGTGGACGACCCCGAGGCCGTCTGCCGCGAGCTGCTGCGGCTCTCCGAGCGTGTGGCCGCGCGGCTGCGCGCGGGCGGTCACATCGGGCGCACGGTGAGCGTCAAGCTGCGCCGCTCGGACTTCACCACCATCACCCGGTCGCGCACGCTGCGTGAGGCGACGGATGTGGCGAAAGAGATATATGCCACTGCCTGTGAGTTGTTCGCGGCGGCCGGGCTGGAGCGCGTGCGCCTCCGTCTGGTCGGCGTGCGGGTGGAGAACCTGCGTCCCGCGGCCGCGGCGACCCGCCAGCTCGGGCTCGGCGAACGCGAAACAGGCTGGCGGGAGGCCGAAATGGCGATGGACAAGGCCGCCCGGCGCTTCGGTCCTGAGGCCGTGCGCCCGGCCTCGCTCGTACGCCCGCCGTTCGAGGGAACGGATCTATGA
- a CDS encoding class I SAM-dependent methyltransferase — protein sequence MPTAEGPTRQAAATPAARTAVVWEALRAALAGLADATGRERLDIVDAGGGTGGFAVPLAGLGHAVTVVDPSPDSLAALERRAAEAGVAVKGIQGDTADLRHVLEPGCADLVLCHSVLEYVEDPAGALAAVAGLLRPGGLISVLAANPVATAIHRSLAGHFDEARQTLSDPAGRWGDQDPTPRRFDGAALAGLLSAAGFAPGEVRGVRVFADLVPGRLLDGEPGAARALVALEQAAAAHPVLRDIATQLHVLARR from the coding sequence GTGCCCACCGCCGAAGGCCCCACACGCCAGGCGGCCGCCACCCCGGCGGCGCGCACCGCCGTGGTCTGGGAGGCCCTGCGCGCCGCGCTCGCCGGACTGGCGGACGCGACCGGGCGCGAGCGGCTCGACATCGTCGACGCCGGGGGCGGCACGGGCGGCTTCGCCGTCCCGCTGGCCGGGCTCGGCCACGCCGTCACCGTCGTGGACCCCAGCCCCGACTCCCTGGCCGCCCTGGAGCGCCGGGCCGCCGAGGCCGGGGTGGCGGTCAAGGGCATCCAGGGCGACACCGCCGACCTGCGCCACGTGCTGGAGCCCGGCTGCGCCGACCTGGTGCTGTGCCACAGCGTCCTCGAGTACGTCGAGGACCCCGCCGGGGCGCTCGCCGCCGTCGCGGGCCTGCTGCGGCCGGGCGGGCTGATCAGCGTCCTCGCGGCCAACCCGGTCGCGACCGCGATCCACCGCTCGCTCGCCGGCCACTTCGACGAGGCGCGCCAAACCCTGTCCGACCCGGCGGGCCGCTGGGGCGACCAGGACCCGACGCCGCGCAGGTTCGACGGCGCGGCGCTGGCCGGCCTGCTGTCGGCCGCGGGGTTCGCGCCCGGCGAGGTCAGGGGCGTGCGCGTCTTCGCCGACCTGGTGCCGGGCCGCCTGCTCGACGGCGAGCCGGGGGCGGCCCGCGCGCTGGTGGCGCTGGAACAGGCCGCCGCCGCCCACCCCGTGCTGCGCGACATCGCCACCCAGCTCCACGTCCTGGCCCGGCGCTGA
- the nusB gene encoding transcription antitermination factor NusB, with the protein MSARGKARRRALDILFEAELRSEPATKVLAERVERAEPPVNEYTSALVEGVDRHRARVDELISTYSEGWTLDRMPAVDRNLLRAGTYELLWMPDVPEAVVISEWVHLASELSTDESPQFVNGLLARFKQLKPSLVL; encoded by the coding sequence GTGTCCGCGCGGGGAAAGGCGCGCAGGCGCGCACTGGACATCCTCTTCGAGGCGGAGCTGCGGAGCGAGCCCGCGACCAAGGTGCTCGCCGAGCGCGTCGAGCGGGCCGAGCCGCCGGTCAACGAGTACACCTCGGCCCTGGTCGAGGGCGTGGACCGGCATCGCGCCCGCGTCGACGAGCTGATCTCCACCTACTCCGAGGGCTGGACCCTCGACCGCATGCCCGCCGTGGACCGCAACCTGCTGCGCGCCGGCACCTACGAGCTGCTGTGGATGCCCGACGTCCCGGAGGCCGTGGTCATCAGCGAGTGGGTGCACCTCGCCTCCGAGCTCTCCACCGACGAGTCTCCGCAGTTCGTCAACGGCCTGCTGGCCCGGTTCAAGCAGCTCAAGCCGTCCCTCGTCCTGTAG
- the efp gene encoding elongation factor P: protein MATTNDLKTGLVLRLDGGELWSVVEFQHVKPGKGGAFVRTKLKNVLSGKVVDKTFNAGVKVEVANVDKREMQFSYLDGDEFVFMDTETYDMLNVSRATVGDAANYLLENGLATVAINDGNVLYVELPAAVELTIAQTEPGLQGDRSTGGTKPATLETGAEIKVPLFITTGEKVKVDTRTGEYLGRA, encoded by the coding sequence GTGGCGACGACCAACGACCTCAAGACCGGCCTTGTGCTCAGGCTCGACGGCGGCGAGCTGTGGAGCGTGGTGGAGTTCCAGCACGTCAAGCCCGGTAAGGGCGGCGCCTTCGTCCGCACCAAGCTGAAGAACGTGCTCTCGGGCAAGGTCGTGGACAAGACCTTCAACGCGGGCGTCAAGGTCGAGGTGGCCAACGTCGACAAGCGCGAGATGCAGTTCTCCTACCTCGACGGCGACGAGTTCGTGTTCATGGACACCGAGACCTACGACATGCTCAACGTCTCGCGCGCCACGGTCGGCGACGCGGCCAACTACCTGCTGGAGAACGGCCTCGCCACGGTGGCGATCAACGACGGCAACGTCCTGTACGTCGAGCTGCCCGCCGCCGTCGAGCTGACCATCGCCCAGACCGAGCCGGGTCTGCAGGGCGACCGCTCCACCGGCGGCACCAAGCCCGCGACGCTGGAGACCGGCGCCGAGATCAAGGTCCCTCTCTTCATCACCACGGGTGAGAAGGTCAAGGTCGACACTCGCACCGGCGAGTACCTCGGCCGGGCCTGA
- a CDS encoding M24 family metallopeptidase: MTAIHHARRARLAALLEEHDVDALLVTRGVNVRYLTGLASSNAAVLVRADASAVLATDSRYIETARRLRADVEVVERRDVAGSLAGMAARPGIEAHDMPVSLYRRLGGDLVPLDRPVEALRVVKDEGEIDALRVACELTDQAFADVLPAIAPGTTERELARALDARMGELGADRPAFDTIVASGPNGSVPHHAPTGRPIERGDLVTMDFGALYQGYHADMTRTVAVGEPAAWQRDLYDLVLRAQRAGSEAVAPGADIAEVDGAARALIEAAGHGEHFGHGLGHGVGLEIHEDPFLRSTGAGRLEDRVPITVEPGVYLPGRGGVRIEDTLVTRDGGPELLTRTTKELLVL, from the coding sequence ATGACCGCCATTCACCACGCGCGGCGGGCCCGGCTCGCCGCGCTGCTGGAAGAGCACGACGTGGACGCCCTGCTGGTCACCCGCGGCGTCAACGTGCGTTATCTGACCGGGCTGGCCAGCTCGAACGCCGCCGTGCTCGTGCGGGCGGACGCCTCGGCCGTCCTCGCCACCGACTCCCGGTACATCGAGACCGCGCGCCGCCTCCGCGCCGACGTCGAGGTCGTCGAACGGCGCGACGTGGCCGGATCCCTGGCCGGGATGGCCGCCAGGCCCGGCATCGAGGCGCACGACATGCCGGTGTCCCTGTACCGGCGTCTCGGCGGCGACCTCGTCCCCCTGGACCGGCCGGTGGAGGCGCTGCGGGTGGTCAAGGACGAGGGCGAGATCGACGCGCTGCGCGTCGCCTGCGAGCTGACCGACCAGGCGTTCGCCGACGTCCTCCCCGCGATCGCGCCCGGCACGACCGAGCGGGAGCTGGCCCGCGCGCTGGACGCCCGCATGGGCGAGCTCGGCGCCGACCGGCCCGCCTTCGACACCATCGTGGCGAGCGGCCCCAACGGCTCGGTGCCCCACCACGCGCCCACCGGGCGCCCCATCGAGCGCGGCGACCTGGTCACCATGGACTTCGGGGCCCTGTACCAGGGCTACCACGCCGACATGACCCGCACGGTCGCCGTGGGCGAGCCCGCCGCCTGGCAGCGCGACCTGTACGACCTGGTCCTGCGCGCCCAGCGCGCCGGGAGCGAGGCCGTGGCCCCCGGCGCGGACATCGCCGAGGTGGACGGGGCGGCGCGCGCGCTCATCGAGGCGGCCGGGCACGGCGAGCACTTCGGGCACGGGCTCGGCCACGGCGTCGGCCTGGAGATCCACGAGGATCCGTTCCTGCGTTCCACGGGTGCCGGTAGACTTGAGGATCGAGTTCCGATCACCGTCGAGCCCGGCGTGTACCTGCCGGGCAGGGGCGGCGTCCGGATCGAGGACACTCTCGTCACGCGTGACGGCGGCCCGGAACTCCTCACCCGGACGACCAAGGAACTGCTGGTCCTGTGA
- a CDS encoding LLM class F420-dependent oxidoreductase: MRVGMALNYAGGFKETVAELADYESAGLDIVFVAEAYSFDAVSQMGYIAARTRRVQIASGILPIYSRTPSLLAMTAAGMDYVSDGRFVLGIGASGPQVVEGFHGVPYTAPLGRTREVIEICRKVWRRERLTHQGAHYTLPLPPDQGTGLGKPLKLINHPVRPRIPIVLAAIGPKNVELAAELAEGWEPIFYVPEKAAEVWGPSLKAGSARRAGDLGELDVIAQAVLAIGEDAGDLLELGRPMAALYIGGMGARGRNFYNDLARRYGYEKEARLIQDLYLDGKKDEAAAAVPRELLEKMSLAGPESFVRERVAALKESGVTTLNVAPLAATHEERLRLVEKIRDIAA, from the coding sequence ATGCGCGTGGGCATGGCGCTCAACTACGCGGGTGGCTTCAAGGAGACGGTGGCCGAGCTGGCGGACTACGAGAGCGCCGGGCTCGACATCGTCTTCGTCGCCGAGGCCTACAGCTTCGACGCCGTGAGCCAGATGGGCTACATCGCCGCCCGCACCCGGCGCGTCCAGATCGCCTCGGGCATCCTGCCGATCTACTCGCGCACCCCCTCCCTGCTCGCCATGACCGCCGCCGGCATGGACTACGTCTCCGACGGCCGCTTCGTGCTCGGCATCGGCGCCTCGGGCCCGCAGGTCGTCGAGGGCTTCCACGGCGTGCCCTACACCGCGCCGCTCGGCCGCACCCGCGAGGTGATCGAGATCTGCCGCAAGGTCTGGCGGCGCGAGCGGCTCACCCACCAGGGCGCGCACTACACGCTGCCCCTCCCGCCCGACCAGGGCACCGGGCTCGGCAAGCCCCTTAAGCTGATCAACCACCCGGTGCGCCCGCGCATCCCCATCGTGCTCGCCGCCATCGGCCCGAAGAACGTCGAGCTGGCCGCCGAGCTGGCCGAGGGCTGGGAGCCGATCTTCTACGTCCCCGAGAAGGCCGCCGAGGTGTGGGGCCCCTCGCTGAAGGCGGGCTCGGCCCGGCGCGCCGGCGACCTCGGCGAGCTGGACGTCATCGCCCAGGCCGTCCTCGCCATCGGCGAGGACGCCGGGGACCTGCTCGAACTCGGCCGCCCCATGGCCGCGCTCTACATCGGCGGCATGGGCGCCAGGGGCAGGAACTTCTACAACGACCTGGCCCGCCGCTACGGCTACGAGAAGGAGGCCCGGCTCATCCAGGACCTCTACCTGGACGGCAAGAAGGACGAGGCCGCGGCGGCGGTGCCGAGGGAGCTGCTGGAGAAGATGTCGCTCGCCGGGCCCGAGAGCTTCGTCCGCGAACGCGTCGCCGCGCTGAAGGAGTCCGGGGTCACCACCCTCAACGTCGCCCCGCTCGCCGCCACCCACGAGGAGCGCCTCCGGCTCGTCGAGAAGATCCGCGACATCGCCGCCTGA
- a CDS encoding nucleotidyltransferase family protein, giving the protein MRGPCAGLLLAAGAGTRLGMPKALLEFQGERLADRGARLLREGGCRPVVVVLGAADVQVGGAVAVRNPDWRTGMASSLRTGLDALPPEADAVVVALADQPLVRAEAVRRLIAARAAGAAVAVATYGGAPRNPVLIGREHFGEVARLAAGDAGARPFLRAHPELVTPVPCDDAGDPADIDTVADLERLTAAPPPPAAPDGRDRP; this is encoded by the coding sequence ATGAGGGGGCCGTGCGCCGGGTTGTTGCTGGCCGCGGGGGCGGGGACGCGGCTCGGCATGCCCAAGGCGCTCCTGGAGTTCCAGGGGGAGCGGCTGGCCGACCGGGGAGCGCGCCTGCTGCGCGAGGGCGGCTGCCGTCCGGTGGTCGTGGTGCTCGGCGCGGCCGACGTCCAGGTCGGCGGGGCCGTCGCCGTCCGCAATCCCGACTGGCGCACCGGCATGGCTTCCTCGCTGCGCACCGGCCTGGACGCGCTCCCGCCGGAGGCGGACGCGGTCGTGGTGGCCCTGGCCGACCAGCCGCTGGTCCGCGCCGAGGCCGTGCGCCGGCTGATCGCGGCGCGGGCGGCGGGCGCGGCGGTGGCGGTCGCGACCTACGGCGGCGCGCCGCGCAACCCCGTGCTGATCGGCCGCGAGCACTTCGGCGAGGTCGCGAGGCTCGCCGCCGGGGACGCCGGCGCGCGCCCCTTCCTGCGCGCCCATCCCGAACTGGTCACTCCCGTGCCCTGCGACGACGCGGGAGACCCCGCCGACATCGACACCGTGGCCGACCTGGAGCGCCTCACGGCCGCGCCACCCCCGCCCGCCGCGCCTGACGGCCGCGACCGCCCATGA
- a CDS encoding XdhC family protein, with amino-acid sequence MRDVLSQIVRWWEAGERFGVATVVETFRSAPRPPGASMAVLGDEAVGSVSGGCVEGAVYELSREVAAGGRPVLQRYGVSDDDAFSVGLTCGGIIDVLVEPVSRDDFPELGEIAASVRRHEPVAVATVLPGPRRRGARRVVWPGRASGSLGPARLDAAVDDDVRGMLAQGLTSVRRYGTRGERRLDDLPVFVHSFAPPPRMLVFGAIDFAAAVARVGKFLGYHVVVCDARPVFATAKRFPEADEVVVTWPHDYLSTAHVDARTVICVLTHDPKFDVPLLEVALRTEAGYVGAMGSRRTHEDRLARLREAGLTEDELARLRSPIGLDLGARTPEETAVSIAAELIQLRWGGSGRALSDTTGRIHGPADGAHGAGTADPGTRGEG; translated from the coding sequence ATGCGTGACGTGCTCTCCCAGATCGTGCGCTGGTGGGAGGCGGGGGAGCGGTTCGGGGTGGCCACCGTCGTGGAGACCTTCCGCAGCGCGCCCCGGCCGCCCGGCGCGTCCATGGCCGTCCTCGGGGACGAGGCGGTCGGCAGCGTGTCCGGCGGCTGCGTCGAGGGCGCGGTGTACGAGCTGTCGCGCGAGGTCGCCGCCGGGGGACGCCCGGTGCTCCAGCGGTACGGGGTCAGCGACGACGACGCCTTCTCGGTCGGGCTCACCTGCGGCGGGATCATCGACGTCCTCGTCGAGCCGGTGTCCAGGGACGACTTCCCCGAGCTCGGCGAGATCGCGGCCTCGGTGCGCCGCCACGAGCCGGTCGCCGTCGCCACCGTCCTGCCCGGCCCCCGGCGGCGGGGCGCGCGCCGGGTGGTGTGGCCGGGCCGCGCCTCGGGCTCGCTCGGGCCCGCCCGGCTCGACGCCGCCGTGGACGACGACGTCCGCGGCATGCTCGCTCAAGGGCTCACGTCCGTGCGCAGGTACGGGACGCGCGGCGAGCGGCGTCTGGACGACCTGCCGGTCTTCGTCCACTCCTTCGCGCCGCCGCCGCGCATGCTGGTCTTCGGGGCCATCGACTTCGCCGCCGCCGTCGCCAGGGTCGGCAAGTTCCTCGGCTACCACGTCGTGGTGTGCGACGCCCGCCCGGTGTTCGCCACGGCCAAGCGCTTCCCCGAGGCCGACGAGGTCGTCGTCACGTGGCCGCACGACTACCTCTCCACCGCCCACGTCGACGCCCGCACGGTGATCTGCGTGCTCACCCACGACCCGAAGTTCGACGTCCCCCTGCTGGAGGTCGCGCTGCGCACCGAGGCCGGGTACGTCGGCGCCATGGGGTCGCGCCGCACCCACGAGGACCGTCTGGCCCGGCTGCGCGAGGCGGGCCTCACCGAGGACGAGCTGGCCCGGCTCCGCTCCCCGATCGGCCTGGACCTCGGGGCGCGCACCCCCGAGGAGACCGCCGTGTCCATCGCCGCCGAGCTGATCCAGCTCCGGTGGGGCGGCTCCGGCCGCGCGCTCAGCGACACCACCGGCCGCATCCACGGCCCGGCGGACGGCGCGCACGGCGCGGGCACGGCCGACCCCGGCACGCGGGGCGAGGGATGA
- a CDS encoding vWA domain-containing protein — MVGFARTLRAAGVPADHERTQAMLEAAVHLGAADREAVYWAGRLTMCAGPDDLPRYDRCFAAYFGGDRPGPGRPAPVVTVVRHTLAPDGDGSSGDASREALAATAGRTEVLRHRDVARMTPAELAEVHRMIGLLRARREPRRSRRFAPSTRGRLDPRRTMRETLRRGGEIARLRRRSRRVRPRRVVLLVDVSGSMAPYADTLLRFAHALVRCEPRATEVFSVGTRLTRVTPALRHRDPGAAMREVSAAVPDWRGGTRLGEELKRFLDSGSTARGAIVVIASDGWERGDPSLLGRQMARLSRLAHRVVWANPHKGHEGYEPLTGGMRAALPYVGAFVAGHSLAAFEELAERLSHA, encoded by the coding sequence TTGGTCGGGTTCGCCCGCACTCTGCGTGCCGCGGGCGTGCCCGCCGATCACGAGCGCACTCAGGCCATGCTGGAGGCCGCCGTCCACCTGGGCGCCGCCGACCGTGAGGCCGTCTACTGGGCCGGCCGCCTCACCATGTGCGCCGGCCCCGACGACCTGCCCCGTTACGACCGCTGCTTCGCCGCCTACTTCGGCGGTGACCGCCCCGGGCCGGGCCGCCCCGCCCCGGTGGTCACCGTCGTCCGCCACACCTTGGCCCCGGACGGCGACGGTTCCTCCGGCGACGCCTCCCGCGAGGCCCTGGCGGCCACGGCCGGCCGGACGGAGGTGCTCAGGCACCGTGACGTCGCCCGCATGACCCCCGCCGAGCTGGCCGAGGTCCACCGCATGATCGGACTGCTGCGCGCCCGCAGGGAGCCGCGCCGCTCCCGCCGGTTCGCCCCCTCCACCCGGGGCAGGCTCGACCCGCGCCGCACGATGCGCGAGACCCTGCGCAGGGGAGGCGAGATCGCCCGCCTGCGCCGCAGGTCGCGCCGGGTGCGGCCCCGCCGCGTCGTGCTGCTGGTCGACGTCAGCGGCTCCATGGCCCCCTACGCCGACACGCTGCTGCGGTTCGCCCACGCGCTGGTGCGGTGCGAGCCGCGCGCCACCGAGGTGTTCAGCGTCGGCACCCGGCTCACCCGCGTCACCCCCGCGCTGCGCCACCGCGATCCCGGCGCGGCCATGCGCGAGGTCTCGGCCGCCGTCCCCGACTGGCGCGGCGGCACCCGGCTGGGCGAGGAGCTGAAGCGGTTCCTCGACAGTGGCTCCACGGCCAGGGGTGCCATCGTCGTGATCGCCTCCGACGGCTGGGAGCGCGGCGACCCGTCCCTGCTCGGGCGGCAGATGGCCCGGCTGTCCCGCCTGGCGCACCGGGTCGTCTGGGCGAACCCCCACAAAGGGCATGAGGGGTACGAGCCGCTGACCGGCGGCATGCGCGCCGCCCTGCCGTACGTCGGGGCGTTCGTCGCCGGGCACAGCCTGGCCGCCTTCGAGGAGCTCGCGGAAAGGCTGTCGCATGCGTGA
- a CDS encoding AAA family ATPase: MVPAVVPEAVSAVGSAVGSAVGSGEGADRGRGVSGVSSPAALAALLDAHAYLAGEGLATACFLALKMGRPLFLEGEAGVGKTELAKTLAAVLGAPLIRLQCYEGLDAAQALYDWDFARQLLHLKAAEATGATGAAEAARLEGELYDRRFLIARPLLRALETRPAVLLVDEIDRADDEFEAFLLEVLSDFSISIPELGTVRAAEPPVVVVTSNRTRDVHDALKRRCLYHWLEHPPFEREVAILLRRLPACSEALAAQVAAAAGRLRSAGLVKPPGVAETLDWAGALLTLGARDHLDPGLAAATLGALLKYREDQQTVLANGLLRHA; encoded by the coding sequence GTGGTGCCCGCCGTTGTGCCCGAGGCGGTGTCCGCCGTGGGGTCCGCCGTGGGGTCCGCCGTGGGGTCCGGTGAGGGGGCGGATCGGGGGCGCGGGGTGTCCGGCGTCAGTAGTCCCGCCGCGCTCGCCGCGCTTCTCGACGCGCACGCCTATCTGGCCGGCGAGGGGCTGGCCACCGCGTGCTTCCTCGCGCTCAAGATGGGCAGGCCGCTGTTCCTGGAAGGCGAGGCGGGCGTCGGCAAGACCGAGCTGGCCAAGACCCTCGCCGCCGTGCTCGGCGCGCCCCTGATCCGCCTGCAGTGCTACGAGGGCCTGGACGCCGCGCAGGCCCTGTACGACTGGGACTTCGCCCGCCAGCTCCTCCACCTCAAGGCCGCCGAGGCCACGGGCGCCACCGGGGCCGCCGAGGCCGCGCGCCTCGAAGGCGAGCTGTACGACCGCAGGTTCCTCATCGCCCGCCCCCTGCTCAGGGCCCTGGAGACCCGGCCCGCCGTGCTGCTCGTGGACGAGATCGACCGCGCCGACGACGAGTTCGAGGCGTTCCTGCTGGAGGTCCTCTCCGACTTCAGCATCTCCATCCCCGAGCTCGGCACCGTGCGGGCCGCCGAGCCGCCCGTGGTGGTCGTCACCTCCAACCGCACCCGCGACGTCCACGACGCGCTCAAGCGCCGGTGCCTGTACCACTGGCTGGAGCACCCGCCGTTCGAGCGCGAGGTGGCGATACTCCTCCGGCGGCTGCCGGCCTGCTCCGAGGCGCTCGCCGCCCAGGTCGCCGCCGCGGCCGGGCGCCTGCGCTCGGCCGGGCTGGTCAAGCCGCCCGGCGTCGCCGAGACCCTCGACTGGGCCGGCGCCCTGCTCACGCTCGGGGCGCGCGACCACCTGGACCCGGGCCTGGCCGCCGCCACGCTCGGCGCGCTGCTGAAGTACCGCGAGGACCAGCAGACCGTCCTGGCGAACGGACTCCTGCGCCATGCCTGA
- a CDS encoding ABC transporter permease → MSSPTLDVQAARAPGPAAGPSTASTSPPPRASRAPRRARAWRRWLSPLAVVVLWQIAGGAGLLPERLLAAPSTVAATAADLVTQGVLPTAIAVSLQRVAIGFAAGALAGVLLAVVAGLGRPGEYAVDPIMQMLRALPFFGLIPLFILWFGIGETPKVTLVALAVSFPLYLNTFAGIRGVDGKLAEVAHTLRLGRAALLRHIVLPGALPQTLVGLRQSLGVAWLALIVAEQVNADAGLGFMINDAREFLRTDVIVVGLLVYSALGLLTDALVRLLERRALVWRRGFLAE, encoded by the coding sequence ATGTCGTCCCCCACCCTGGACGTTCAGGCGGCACGGGCCCCGGGCCCGGCCGCCGGGCCGTCCACCGCCTCCACGTCCCCGCCCCCGCGCGCGTCCCGTGCCCCGCGCCGCGCCCGGGCCTGGCGGCGATGGCTCAGCCCTCTGGCCGTCGTCGTCCTCTGGCAGATCGCCGGCGGCGCCGGGCTCCTGCCCGAGCGCCTGCTCGCCGCGCCGAGCACGGTCGCCGCCACCGCCGCCGACCTGGTCACCCAGGGCGTCCTGCCCACGGCGATCGCGGTGTCCCTGCAACGGGTCGCCATCGGCTTCGCCGCCGGAGCGCTCGCCGGCGTGCTGCTCGCCGTGGTCGCCGGGCTCGGCCGCCCGGGCGAGTACGCCGTGGACCCGATCATGCAGATGCTGCGCGCGCTGCCGTTCTTCGGCCTGATCCCGCTGTTCATCCTGTGGTTCGGCATCGGCGAGACGCCCAAGGTGACCCTGGTCGCGCTCGCGGTGTCCTTCCCCCTCTACCTCAACACCTTCGCCGGCATCCGGGGGGTGGACGGCAAGCTCGCCGAGGTCGCCCACACCCTCAGACTCGGCCGGGCCGCGCTGCTGCGCCACATCGTGCTGCCGGGCGCGCTGCCCCAGACGCTGGTCGGGCTGCGGCAGAGCCTCGGCGTGGCCTGGCTGGCGCTCATCGTGGCCGAGCAGGTCAACGCCGACGCCGGGCTCGGCTTCATGATCAACGACGCCCGCGAGTTCCTGCGCACGGACGTCATCGTGGTCGGCCTGCTGGTCTACAGCGCGCTCGGCCTGCTCACCGACGCGCTGGTACGGCTGCTGGAACGGAGGGCGCTCGTATGGAGACGCGGATTCCTCGCCGAGTAG